In the genome of Halostella limicola, one region contains:
- a CDS encoding protein sorting system archaetidylserine decarboxylase — MNIAPGGWRYAVPPALAAVPALIFSTGLAAGLLALAVGVVAFFRDPDRTPPLTGIVSPADGKVSVLREEGDRVRVGVFMNVWDVHVNRSPVAGTVEGVEHSPGAHRPAFSKESDRNEKVHVRYEDCEVTLIAGAFARRIHPYVEEGDELNRGDRIGHIAFGSRADVLLPPEVDREDLAVEKGDEVTAGESVIATGPEEEILT; from the coding sequence ATGAACATCGCTCCGGGCGGGTGGCGGTACGCGGTCCCGCCGGCGCTCGCCGCCGTTCCCGCGCTCATCTTCAGCACCGGGCTCGCCGCGGGGCTGCTCGCCCTCGCGGTCGGCGTGGTCGCGTTCTTCCGCGACCCGGACAGAACGCCGCCGCTCACCGGCATCGTCTCGCCCGCCGACGGGAAGGTGTCCGTCCTCCGCGAGGAGGGCGACCGCGTCCGCGTCGGCGTCTTCATGAACGTCTGGGACGTGCACGTCAACCGCTCGCCGGTCGCCGGCACGGTGGAGGGAGTCGAGCACAGCCCCGGCGCGCACCGCCCCGCTTTCTCGAAGGAGTCGGACCGCAACGAGAAGGTCCACGTCCGGTACGAGGACTGCGAGGTGACGCTCATCGCGGGCGCGTTCGCCCGGCGCATCCACCCCTACGTAGAGGAGGGCGACGAGCTCAACCGCGGCGACCGCATCGGCCACATCGCGTTCGGCAGCCGCGCCGACGTGCTCCTCCCGCCGGAGGTCGACCGCGAGGACCTCGCGGTGGAGAAAGGCGACGAGGTGACCGCCGGCGAGAGCGTCATCGCGACCGGGCCGGAGGAGGAGATACTGACGTGA